From Aquila chrysaetos chrysaetos chromosome 3, bAquChr1.4, whole genome shotgun sequence, the proteins below share one genomic window:
- the KCNS1 gene encoding potassium voltage-gated channel subfamily S member 1 has translation MVNKTLNYWGPSFEEDVININVGGLRRRLSSSALSKFPDTRLGRLLSCDSEESILQLCDDYDVSAREFYFDRNPGFFLYVLHFYQTGKLHVMEELCVFSFCQEIEYWGINEFFLDSCCSYRYHERKLESRHHNWDEESEVSSVDTSPDEISDINHDLLRYSTLRCGNMRKRLWLTMENPGYSIPSKLFSFVSISVVLVSIATMCIHSMPEYQQVDENGNVLDEPVLHKLEYFCISWFTFEVSSRLLLSPNPSKFFKHPLNLIDIVSVLPFYFTLLVDVTMGSDSELGNLGKVVQVFRLMRIFRVLKLARHSTGLRSLGATLKHSYREVGILLLYLAVGVSVFSGVAYTAEKEEDVGFDTIPACWWWGTVSMTTVGYGDVVPVTVAGKLAASGCILGGILVVALPITIIFNKFSHFYRKQKALEAAVRNSGKKDPEDAESMSSHDRDSEALSESSLGRGSPDRRGLTPGAHPTP, from the exons ATGGTCAACAAGACCTTAAATTACTGGGGTCCCAGTTTTGAGGAGGACGTTATCAACATCAACGTGGGGGGTCTGAGAAGGCGGCTCAGCTCCAGTGCCCTCTCCAAGTTCCCCGACACCCGCCTGGGACGCCTGCTCTCCTGCGACTCAGAGGAGTCCATCCTGCAGCTCTGCGATGACTACGACGTGAGCGCCAGGGAGTTCTACTTTGACCGAAACCCCGGCTTCTTCCTCTACGTGCTCCACTTCTACCAGACGGGGAAGCTGCACGTCATGGAGGAGCTGTGCGTCTTCTCCTTCTGCCAGGAGATCGAGTACTGGGGCATCAATGAGTTCTTCCTGGACTCCTGCTGCAGCTACCGCTACCACGAGCGCAAGCTGGAGAGCCGGCACCACAACTGGGACGAGGAGAGCGAGGTCAGCAGCGTGGACACGTCCCCCGATGAGATCTCTGACATCAACCACGACCTGCTGCGCTACAGCACGCTGCGCTGCGGCAACATGCGCAAACGCCTCTGGCTCACCATGGAGAACCCCGGCTACTCCATCCCCAGCAAACTCTTCAGCTTCGTGTCCATCAGTGTGGTGCTGGTTTCCATAGCCACCATGTGCATCCACAGCATGCCCGAGTACCAGCAGGTGGATGAGAACGGCAATGTGCTCGATGAACCCGTCCTGCACAAGCTGGAGTATTTCTGCATCTCCTGGTTCACCTTTGAAGTGTCTTCCCgcctcctgctctcccccaaCCCCAGCAAGTTCTTCAAGCACCCGCTGAACCTGATTGACATTGTCTCGGTGTTGCCCTTCTACTTCACCCTCTTGGTGGACGTGACCATGGGCAGTGACTCGGAGCTGGGCAACCTGGGCAAGGTCGTGCAGGTGTTTCGGCTCATGAGGATATTCCGGGTGCTGAAGCTGGCTCGGCACTCCACCGGACTGAGGTCGCTGGGGGCCACCTTAAAG CACAGCTACCGGGAGGTGGGGATCCTGCTGCTCTACCTGGCCGTGGGGGTCTCCGTCTTCTCTGGTGTGGCCTACACCGCCGAGAAGGAGGAAGACGTCGGCTTTGACACCATCCCAGCGTGCTGGTGGTGGGGCACGGTCAGCATGACCACCGTGGGCTACGGCGACGTGGTGCCCGTCACCGTGGCGGGCAAGCTGGCTGCCTCGGGCTgcatcctggggggcatcctGGTCGTGGCGCTGCCCATCACCATCATCTTCAACAAGTTCTCCCACTTTTACCGCAAGCAGAAGGCGCTGGAGGCGGCCGTGAGGAACAGCGGGAAGAAAGACCCCGAGGACGCGGAGAGCATGTCCAGCCACGACCGAGACTCAGAGGCTCTGAGCGAGTCCTCcctgggcagaggcagccccGACCGCCGCGGTCTGACCCCTGGCGCCCACCCCACACCCTGA
- the PI3 gene encoding elafin — MKSVAALFLVGMLILWTELPTGSASSCPPVHITCAMVNPPNHCYTDRHCPRYKKCCPTFCGRRCISRLPSVSYV, encoded by the exons ATGAAGTCAGTGGCTGCTCTCTTCCTGGTGGGGATGCTCATCCTCTGGACAGAGCTGCCAACAG GCAGTGCCTCATCCTGCCCACCCGTCCACATCACCTGCGCGATGGTCAACCCACCAAACCACTGCTACACTGACCGGCACTGTCCACGGTACAAGAAGTGCTGCCCAACCTTCTGCGGAAGGAGATGCATCTCGAGGCTACCTTCCGTCTCCTACG tgTGA